The DNA sequence CCCCGCCAGGCCCGGCCCCACCTGCTTGAGCGCGAAACCGGCCAAGGCCGAGTCCAGCCCAACCCCCGCCGCGCAAATAGGACCCAGGAGTCCGGCCCCCCACCTTCCAAGCGGGGGGTGTCTCCCTCCTCACCGTCGCGCGCCGAAGATCCAAGATGGAGTGAAAGATCCGCCGCCGCGCCGCACACGCAGACgagagaaaggaaagaggcaggtCGGGGGAGGGGGCTGGACTACAAGGACGCAGGCGCACTGAGGAGGATGGGCCGGTGTGGGCGCCGGCGCCTCTATGGTTAGCCGCGCCTGCCGGGCTCTTCGCGATCCACGCATCTCTATGGTGGTGGGGCCGCGTGACGCCATCAGCCTGCGCTGCTTTGTCCTCTGCCACAGGCGGAGCAAGATGGCGGCCTCTGTTTTTGCTGTAGCCAGAGCTGGGCTAAAGAAGGGGCACCTGCTGCCGCTGCTACGGCTGGGAGGAGGGCGGCGGCAACGGCCCTTGGGAGCGGCCCATACGGTACAGGCGGCTAGGGCAGGGTTTAAGAGAGGGCGGGGCCGCAGAGCTGCCAGATACCGGGAGCGTTGGAGGAAGAACGGCACACGACGGGGGTTGTTTTTAATGCACGGACCTTTATGGGCATGGCAGCTGCGCGACAGACAGAAAATCATCTGGTGTAGCTTCCAGCCTTGCGAGCCTGCGTCTGTTCCGCCCGTTTGCAGTGGCGCGAGGAGCGATGGGTGCGGGGAGTGTCTTCTCCCTGTGGACTTTGGGGCAGGGGAGTGGGCACAATAACCTTTCATGCGGGGAGGTGGGACTtttggccctttagatgtttttGGGAGCCCAACTCCCATTACCCCCAATTAGCCTGGCCAGCAGTAGGGGgcaataggagttgtagtccaacaacatatggcgAACTGTTGGTTCTGCACCCCCTCCTTTATATGTTCTATTATTTTCATGCATTTTACCAAGAAATTCAGGTTGACAGGAAGATACGGATCTCTTCCTCCACGCCCCCCCTTTATTCTCCCAACAAATCTAGGGTCTTGGCTAGGAAAGATAAAGAGTGGCCCAAGCTCATCCAGTGGATTTTATGACTAAACAAGGGTTTGAACGTAAGTCAGTTCCCTTTAGCAGAGAGACAGTGGAGCCACAGGATGTCTTTATAACGATCTGCTTCTTAATACGAGAGAGAGAAATGGCAAACACTGGTAGGTAGTACTAGTGCCCCGACAGAATCAATGCATGGCCCAACCTTGTAGAAGCTCAGAGCATGCCAGGCTGATTCTCCCAAGCCAGTTTACGATGGACTCTGTTCCAAACTTAACTTTTTCCAGCCTCCATCTACAGTGAGTGGTGCAACAATGTGATTACCTAGAGGGGTGGGGTGCAGTAGGGTTGGCTTTCCTTGCTGGAGGTTTTCAAGCTGAGACTGGAGAGCTCTTGCTATGGATTTTCTGCATCAAGCAACGTGTTGGGCTCAGAGAGTCTTCAAAGGTTCCCTCCACAATGCTGCACATACTCTATTTGGTAAAAATGGCTTgataagacttttttttaaaaggtctcgGGCACCTAACTTCAGTGGTTCCTACTAGCATATGGATCTCTCTCCATAGCTGAAGAAAGATAGATTCTCTATAACAGATTTACCGCTGCCATTGTAGCAGACAAATAAAGTGGCAAGAATTTTGCATGGGGATATTGTGATTTGACTGTTGTCTCTTTATATTTCAGAGGCAGACCTCAGGAGAACCCAGTGCTGCATGCCAGAAGTATCCAGGGATTGTTGAATCTACTGATGAATATACATTTGTGGAGAGGCTTATACCTCTCACCCAAGTACCTGTACCCCCCAAGTATGACAGATATCCCACCCCTTCTGGATGGAGGCCATCACAAGGTGAAATGGGGCTGGGAAAGGATGAGAATTTGATTGCCTAACAATCAAGGCTATTTAGAGCAGGTgtccacaggcctaattaggcccaccaggtccACCCACCCTACATGTGACagcatatatgatgtcaggtatggggcaggtaaagacctgGGTCAGCTGAAAGGACCAACCATCAGCCTGTTTGGTCTGGTGGAGAGCTTTGCAAGGAGCCCAGCAAGACCTGACAACCAGCTGATGGTTGGGACTAGCTCCTTGGAAAGTGCTCAGCACGACCCATGTGGGCAAAAGCATCACAATGTCATTGTCATGTCAGATGATTGGTGGGTACCCTGCAAGGGGTGGGGGAGCTAATTCCCCACCCAATTTAGAAGATTAAAAATTTCTagctttttttgtgggggagtgCTAAAAGAATTTGTAAATGCAGTTGGGATCCCAGAAACTAGAGGACGCCTTGGGCATGATAGTTTTAACTGGATACTGAAGGCAGGCACATCACACAGTTCTGTTGCTGAAGAGAAGCAAGACTGGCACTGTTAGCTGCCTGGATATGAGTGCACCTATATACAATGAAATACACCTCTTAGTTCTGCTTTTCATTAGCctccttcctcatccaagtccttCCTAGAACCTCAAGGTATTCTGAGGCTTAAATTACACAAATTAAGGATTTTCTAAAATTAGAGTTGGAGGGAGGGTGGAACAAATATACTTGTCTCTCCTCTGCCCAGGTTTTTAGTCATATGAAATGATATCATTTGTAGAACCAGGCATTTTGCTTTTGTCATGTTCTCTAACACTAGATCCACCTCCTGACCTTCCTTACTTTGTACGGCGGTCACGCATGCACAAcatcccagtttacacagatacaACCCATGGCTGCAGGAAGATGACTGTCATCAGGAAGATTGAAGGCAACATCTGGGTAGGTGCCCTCTCATTGTTTATGCATTTAGGATTTTTCCTTTGCAGTGAGGGTTGGTCTAGCAAAACTCCAAGCTTTGCACAGCCACTGAGAATGTAGTTCAAGCGTCCCTTGGCCTTTC is a window from the Rhineura floridana isolate rRhiFlo1 chromosome 22, rRhiFlo1.hap2, whole genome shotgun sequence genome containing:
- the MRPL49 gene encoding large ribosomal subunit protein mL49, which produces MVSRACRALRDPRISMVVGPRDAISLRCFVLCHRRSKMAASVFAVARAGLKKGHLLPLLRLGGGRRQRPLGAAHTRQTSGEPSAACQKYPGIVESTDEYTFVERLIPLTQVPVPPKYDRYPTPSGWRPSQDPPPDLPYFVRRSRMHNIPVYTDTTHGCRKMTVIRKIEGNIWALENEVKAFLTQLSGQTPLTQVNELACSIRIKGYFDQELKNWLMDKGF